From a single Equus asinus isolate D_3611 breed Donkey chromosome 2, EquAss-T2T_v2, whole genome shotgun sequence genomic region:
- the ZNF503 gene encoding zinc finger protein 503, which yields MSTAPSLSALRSSKHSGGGSGSADPAWTSALSGNSSGPGSGSSLAGSTKPFVHAVPPSDPLRQANRLPIKVLKMLTARTGHILHPEYLQPLPSTPVSPIELDAKKSPLALLAQTCSQIGKPDPSPSSKLSSVASNGGGAGGAGGGAAGDKDAKSGPLKLSDIGVEDKSSFKPYSKPGSDKKEPGGGGGGGGGGGGGGVSAEKSGFRVPSATCQPFTPRTGSPSSSASACSPGGMLPSAGGGQEGKDDKKDPDAGGGGGSGKGSGGASAEGGPTGLAHGRISCGGGINVDVNQHPDGGPGGKALGSDCGGSSGSSSGSGPSAPTSSSVLGSGLVAPVSPYKPGQTVFPLPPAGMTYPGSLAGAYAGYPPQFLPHGVALDPTKPGSLVGAQLAAAAAGSLGCSKPAGSSPLAGASPPSVMTASLCRDPYCLSYHCASHLAGAAAASASCAHDPAAALKSGYPLVYPTHPLHGVHSSLTAAAAAGATPPSLAGHPLYPYGFMLPNDPLPHICNWVSANGPCDKRFATSEELLSHLRTHTAFPGTDKLLSGYPSSSSLASAAAAAMACHMHIPTSGAPGSPGTLALRSPHHALGLSSRYHPYSKSPLPTPGAPVPVPAATGPYYSPYALYGQRLTTASALGYQ from the exons ATGAGCACAGCGCCCTCGCTTTCTGCCCTAAGAAGCAGTAAGCACAGCGGCGGCGGCAGTGGCAGTGCAGACCCTGCCTGGACCAGTGCGCTCTCTGGAAATAGCTCCGGCCCCGGCTCCGGCTCGTCCCTGGCCGGCAGCACCAAGCCTTTTGTGCACGCCGTGCCTCCCTCTGACCCTCTCCGCCAGGCTAACCGCCTGCCCATCAAGGTGCTGAAGATGCTGACGGCACGGACTGGCCATATTTTGCACCCCGAGTACTTGCAGCCCTTACCTTCGACTCCTGTCAGCCCCATCGAG CTTGATGCCAAGAAGAGCCCGCTGGCGCTGTTGGCGCAAACATGCTCACAGATCGGGAAGCCCGACCCCTCGCCCTCCTCCAAACTCTCTTCGGTCGCCTCCAATGGGGGCGGCGCGGGCGGTGCCGGCGGCGGCGCCGCGGGCGACAAGGACGCAAAGTCGGGCCCCCTCAAGCTGAGCGACATCGGCGTGGAGGACAAGTCGAGTTTCAAGCCGTATTCCAAACCTGGCTCGGATAAGAAGGAGCCGGGAGGCGGCGGaggagggggcggcgggggcggcggagGGGGGGTTTCGGCAGAGAAGTCCGGATTCCGGGTACCGAGCGCCACCTGCCAGCCATTCACGCCCAGGACAGGCAGCCCAAGCTCCAGCGCCTCGGCCTGCTCGCCAGGAGGCATGCTGCCCTCGGCCGGGGGCGGCCAGGAGGGCAAAGACGACAAGAAGGACCCCGACGCGGGCGGCGGCGGTGGCAGCGGCAAGGGCTCCGGGGGCGCCTCGGCCGAAGGTGGACCCACTGGGTTGGCGCACGGCCGGATTAGCTGCGGTGGCGGGATTAATGTGGATGTGAACCAGCACCCAGATGGGGGCCCCGGGGGCAAGGCTTTAGGCTCGGACTGCGGCGGATCATCGGGCTCCAGCTCCGGCTCGGGCCCCAGCGCGCCCACCTCTTCCTCCGTGCTCGGCTCTGGGCTGGTGGCGCCCGTATCGCCCTACAAGCCGGGCCAGACAGTGTTTCCTCTGCCTCCCGCAGGCATGACctacccaggcagcctggctggggCCTACGCCGGCTACCCTCCCCAGTTCCTGCCACACGGCGTGGCGCTCGACCCCACCAAGCCCGGCAGCCTGGTGGGGGCGCAGCTGGCAGCGGCCGCGGCGGGCTCTCTGGGCTGCAGTAAGCCGGCCGGCTCGAGTCCCTTGGCCGGGGCGTCGCCTCCGTCCGTGATGACAGCCAGTTTGTGCCGGGACCCGTACTGCCTCAGCTACCACTGCGCCAGCCACCTGGCAGGGGCGGCGGCAGCCAGCGCTTCGTGCGCGCACGATCCAGCCGCGGCGCTCAAGTCCGGATACCCGTTGGTGTACCCCACGCACCCGCTGCACGGCGTGCACTCATCGCTAACAGCTGCCGCCGCTGCCGGCGCCACACCGCCCTCCCTGGCCGGCCACCCTCTCTACCCCTACGGCTTCATGCTCCCTAACGACCCGCTCCCCCATATCTGCAACTGGGTGTCGGCCAATGGGCCGTGCGACAAGCGCTTCGCCACGTCCGAAGAGCTGCTGAGCCACTTGCGGACCCATACGGCATTCCCTGGGACAGACAAACTGCTGTCGGGCTACCCCAGCTCGTCCTCCCTGGCCAGCGCCGCGGCGGCCGCCATGGCTTGCCACATGCACATCCCCACGTCCGGTGCTCCGGGCAGCCCCGGGACGCTGGCGCTGCGCAGCCCCCATCACGCGCTGGGACTCAGCAGCCGCTACCACCCTTATTCTAAGAGCCCGCTCCCTACGCCCGGCGCTCCCGTGCCGGTGCCCGCCGCCACCGGACCCTACTACTCCCCCTACGCCCTCTACGGACAGAGACTGACCACGGCCTCGGCACTGGGGTATCAGTGA